The region AAGAGGGAGGGCAGGGTGGGGAGCTCCCCACATTGCCATTCCCCCAGGCATGGACTTCTTAACAGAGACTTGAGGAGTGGGGGAGGAATTTCAAGGCAAACGTATTAGAGCGGTTGGAGTTGGGCTTCCAGTACAGACGCGGCTCCTCTTGGGACAGGTACAGAGGAACAGGGTCCAGGgctgggaagtgctggagtcaccatccctggaggggttggacagacggacatgaggttctcagggacatcgCGgagtgccaggggtgggttgtggttggacgCGATGATCTGGAGGGGCtttcccaaccaaaacaattctctgattctgtgtcTTGGAGGGGCAGCGATGCAGGCATGTTGCCCTGGGGTTTCGAGCGGCTTTTTTGGGGGAACACCGGGATCCAGGAGCTGTGGTCCCTGCACGGGCAGGctcagcccccagccctgcactctccccTGGTCTGGCTTCCCCAGGCAGGCAGCTCACGAAACTTCTCCTGTCTCCAATTGCTGTGCTCCACCTTTTATTATAATTGATTCTGCATCGCCATAGGAACCCGCTCCAGCGCGagtgaggagcagctgcctTCCCTGCGTGCTCTCCAGGAGAGAGGCGGCTGCTCCTTCCCTCAAGATGGCAAGTGATGGAGCCGGGAGCCCACGCCAGCCAGGTACCGTCCGTGCCCCCGGGGCGCAGGGAGCAGGGTGGCCTTGCAGAGCTGGGGACGGCAAGGAGGGGGTCGTTCCTGGTGGCCAGGGATGCCCCCCACCCTTTGCAGTGGTGGGTTCAGGAGATGGGGCTGAGATGTTTGTCTGATGCTGAGGACCAGTGGATCTTCTGGTGGTGGTCGTCAAGTCTAGGtggagagagcaggaggctggtgTTTGGGGTGGGAACAACCTTTCCGGGGGGTTTATCTTGTTTCTGGGTGACTTGGGTTAGCAGCAGCGGGTTTTCCGTGTGCTCTGGGATGGCCGTGGAGCAGAGACACGTGAAGGATGTTCTGTGCTTGACCAGGCTTGTGACCCCCTGCCAAGGGGGATGAGGGGGTCACAGAGCCTGGGATCTGGGGACAAGCACCTCTGCTGTGCTAAACCTCCCCTTGGGCAGAAGGGTTGTCCCCTCCGCTTGCACCGAAGTGGATGGGACATCCCTGACACTCCATATCTCAGGCTCCTGCCCTTGTCTGATCTGCTCGGTTGTCCCCTCCAAGCCCAGGGTCTGCTCATTCCTGCCCAGTAAAGCTGCTTTGCTGGGACAGCCCCTCCATGGTGGCTTCGCGGCGCTGGAGAAGCAGTGGTGGAGACGGTGGTTTACCCTTGGCCATGGGCTGGTTTAGCAGAAGACCGGCCAAGCTCTTACGTCGGGGTTCGGGGTACAGATGTGCTGGGCTGGAgtcccagcctgtcctgccATTGCTCGCGCTGGAAGGTGGAGATGTTGAGAGCAGCGCGAGGGGACCTCTGGGTACACCAGCCCACCTGGGACATCCTGCTGAGACTTGGGATCTTCCTTGGGTGCAGGTCCTGGCAGCTGGGCCAGACCTGTGGCAGGATGTGTCCTGAGCCCCGGACATCCTTGTCCCTCCACATGCCGAGCCCTGGCAGGGCCGAGgtgatggagggatggatggtTCGTGAAGCAGCCCCCAGCATCCTGCTGTAGGTAGGAGGAAGCCCAGATGCGACTGTGGTCCCTTGGCACTGTCTGTCCCTGGGCAGCTCTTTGCCCCTACGGACAGGGCCAGATGCACCCGCAGGTGGTTCAGACACAGCCAGTttgagggctggggggggtctcTGCATCCCCCTCGGCAAAGCCAGGAGCAGATTTCCACAATTTGGCTTTGGGATGCACAGGAAGACAGAAATCCATTTGGATAGTCCCAGCCCTGTTTGCTCTCAAGTCCAGAGTGCACCCCATAAAGCAGCTGGAGAACACAGCCCTGTGTTCACAGCCTCGGCCAGCCAGGGGCTTCGCAAGGTGCTTGAACATGGGGCAAAACCACCCCTGAGGTCACCGTGCAGCTCTTTGCTCCAGAGTTCTGCATCCCGTGGGAAGTTCAGCATCCCCTGGCAGAGCCACGGGCTGTGCTTGCGCTGGCAGCATGCAGGAACCCTGCGGGAATCGTCCGTCTGAACCAACGTTTACTGAAAAAGGCAACGGAAACCCTGCAAAGAATTCAGCTGCCTCATGAGCGCCGTGTAACGGTGCCAAGCACAAGGGCGCTCTTCCCAAAAAGGCATCTATCTGCCTCCGTCCCAGCAGGGACAAGCGGACGCGCTGCGGACAGACAGACCCTTTGCTTTGGGAGCGCGGGAATggaaggacagacagaaaaCCGCAGCCCTGCCGCACTTGCAAGTAAAGCCTTTTCTCATCTCTAAGGAGCTCAGGTCCTAGAAATCCTCCTGCTGAGGCAGAAGCTTGTTTGCTTGCAATCCTTGCGAGGGCGTTTGCTTTTGGATCTCCCTGGCGATCGCGTTTGCTGGCTGGTTGCAACAGGCGGTTGTGCAGAGATGCAATGAATATTAACGGAGCCGGGTCCTGCGAGAGCCCTGACCCCCGCGCAGCAGCGGATGCCTGATGGGGACAAATGTTTTAGCAGGGGCTGTcgtgatagaacaaggggtgatggttttaaactaaaggagggagattcaggctggacacgaggaaggaattgttggccctgagggtggtgagagcctggcccaggttggccagagaggtggtggctgaaccatccctggagacatcccaggccaggctggacggggctctgagcaacctgagctggtgcagatgtccctgctcatggcagggggggcactggggaagctgggaaggtcccttcaacccaaaccgttctatgattctaatacCTGAAATGTTAGTGTCCAGAAATTCCTTTCTGGCTGACGCAAAGaattttccagctgctttcccTAATCAGGCTCTGATTCTGCTTCGGACACTCCTTGTGCTTTCCCACTCACCACCCATCTCTAGCTCTTGACTCTTGGTCAAAAACCTACAGGGATCTAAAGGGTGGAATGAGCCCGTGGTCCAGGAACAGGCTGAGTCACCCAGTCCCTGCCGAGAGCCCAGCGCCTCCCTCGCTGCCCACTCGCATCCCAGTTTGGAGGCGGCTGCGGTGGGAAAGGTGAGCCCTCCACGCCAGATGGCATCCTGCACCAGTAAACACCGCACCGTCCTTcttgattttgaaagaaatatctCATTAGGTATTTGCCTTGCCCGAATTAACGTTTAATTTGTGTTTCATATCCAGAAGAATCTCACTGCGGCGTCGCTGAATTGTTGACAGTGATCCTCTTCTGGTGTGAGTTCTGTCCCTATTAAGCAATTTCCTTGCTCGTGGATCCTTTTTAGTTACTAAGGGAACATGAATCTTAATAAAACTCAATCAAATGTTCCTTAAATAACAGCTGCCTTCATTTAACTGTCTtatcaggctttttttttttttttctctctctgctcaaAATTCCTGGGAAATtaagatctgattttttttcattaaacagtAATGAAAAAGCAACACATCCCAAATGTGGGGGAAATTGTTTATCCTCAATACTATGGGATATAATACTGGGGATACTATTTAGCAGAAAATCTTGCATTTTTGTCTTGAATGTGCCGTCTCCTCGCTGCGCTTTTGATGTGAGTCAGTTGGGCAGCTCCAGGTACGCGATTTGTTCTTGGGTCACTTATATTTTAGCGGGGCTTGTCCTGAGCATCTCTGAGAACCGTGAAGGGGAATCTTCTTAAGGCAGATGTGTCTGTGGGAAGGGGGTTCCTGAGGACACCAGGAGCACTGTAGGGAGGTGGAGGCTCTGGAGAacagtccctgtccccaaaggCTTCTGTGGAGAGGAGTGGGATGCTGTGTCCATCCCGGCTCCTCCATGGGTGGATGTTTCTCCCCTGGACAGGACCATGTGGAGCCACCACCTGTTGGCTGGGGATGGGACAGCCAAGTGCTCTCTGCCCAGGTGGAGGCTCCTTCAGCTCAgttcccccatccccatcctcctgccctccctcaggttgcgccaggggaggttgaggttggatctggggaacaatttcttcccccaagggctgtggggcattggaacaggctgcccagggcagtgctggagtcaccatccctggaggggttggacagacggacatgaggttctcaggacatggggcagtgccaggggtgggttgtggttggactccatgatctaAAAGGTCTTTTCCACCCAGTGCTGGTCTGACAAGAGACACTGTGAGCTTGAGAGGTGCCTTGTGGTGTTTTGCTGTGACTCCTAGTGACTGTGGTCCTTTTAACCTCTTCTGTTGTCTTTGTCCTTCTGCTTTGCACCCTTAGCCCAAGAAAGCTGGACCCTAGAGATCCTCCTTCAGTGACGTGGCTGTTCGGACTCAGCCTTCTGCTGCAGTAGCAATGCCAGTGTCCCCATGCAGATACACTGAGGTAGGCGCCTTCCTTCTCCATCGGGACTCGGGTCCTCCTATACCTGGCACTAAACCACAGGCCCTCATTGTGCcaaggtgctggagcgagttgagaggggggaacggagctggtgaggggctggagcacaagggtgatgggagcggctgagggagctgggggttcagctggagaacaggagctgaggggagaccttctgatctctgacctgcctgaaaggagcttggagccagggggggtcgggctctgctccccaggaacaagcgccaggaccagaggaaacggcctcaagttgcgccaggggaggctgaggttggatctggggaacaatttcttccccaaagggctgtggggcattggaacaggctgcccagggcagtgctggagtcaccatccctggaggggttggacagacggacatgaggttctcaggacatggggcagtgccagggttgaATTAgcggttggactcaatgatctcgaggggtttttccaaccaaaattattctgtgattgaTTCTATGGTTCCCTGCCTTTGTTACCCTCGTGAGTGGCTTGTTGAGCTTGCTGGAAAACTGGGGACCCACCTGTGAACTTCCCTGCCCCTGGTTATTTAGCAGAGATGGCGTAGCCTGTGGCCAATTTCTCTTCCCTGACCATCTCTGCTTTCCCTTCCAGGAGCTCTTGTCTCGGGCAGGAGCGAGTCCTGAGCTTGGCATAGCAACTATGGAGTAACCCATCCTCAGTGTGTGGGCACAGCGGGAGCCTGACGCCGGGCGGCTGAACGCCCCCAGCCCACACGCTCCTCGCCTCTGCCATGAATGATGCATCGACGATGGATTATGAACTGCTCTCCCCCTCCTTGGTGGAGCACCCAGCCGGCGCCGCGGGGATGGACGCCGAGCAGAAAACCGTCTTTGCCTTCGTCATCTTCCTCCTGGTCTTCTTGGTGATGCTGATGGTGCGCTGCTTCCGCATCCTGCTGGACCCCTACAGCCGCATGCCCGCCTCCTCCTGGACCGACCACAAGGAAGGCTTGGAGAGGGGCCAGTTCGACTACGCCTTGGTGTAGAGGGCAGAGATGGGGCGAGCCTGGGTGCTCTCTGTGCCTCCCACCCCCGCTGGCCCCGGCCCCCCCTTCCTCTGTGGTGTCACCCCCGACTGCCAGAGATGctccgggcagggaggtgaggTCGGGCTTGTGGCCGCGGTGGGTTTTCTAGGGGTTTCTCTCTTTTCTAAGCACTTTTCAGTTCTCTTGGCAGCCCGCAGGACTCTCGGAGAGATGTGTTGGAGGGGTGACGTCGCTCCGCGTGGTCCCTGccgtcccctgtgtcccccggcGGTGTCGCGGGGCAGGAGGCGATGGGACAGGGCATGGCGGGACCTGCCCTCGGCCACGGCCCCCGGGGCTCCTGCTCGGGACGGCTCTGCCCGCTGCCAGGCCAGAGCTTTGacccccacctcctcctgccccccgtgtcccccgtctGTGTCCCCCTGGGAGCGCTGCCCGTGGTCCCGTGCGCGCGTGTGTGTCCCTGTAGCTGAGCTGTGTCTGTCGGGGGGTTTGTAGGCACCAGACCCAAGTGCTGGCTTTGTTCCTCAGTGTGTGGCAGCCCCAAGTGCCCCCTCCAAGAAGTGAGGGGGAGATGGTGACCCCCTCCATGCGCAGCCCCCTTCCGgcatccagccctgcagcctgctCTCTGCTTCACACCGTAGTGACCTGCCCCTGCCCAACTGGTGAAACTGGTCTGAAAGAGGGGCCGTCATGCAGACCTGCCTGGGTGGCCCTGCTGGGATCCCAGGAGGGATCAAAGGCTCCACACGATGCTTGGGAGATGCTCCTCAGCCAGCCCAAGCCTGGCAGCCTCCCACCAGCATCCCACCATGgccagcccctgctccagcaggattGGGGTTATGTCCCCAAGtccagggctgctgggggtggccGACACGTCCCTGGCCATCCTGCATCTGGGCATCCAAAGGGCTGTGGAAGTTCTTGAGGGGAAAACCAagctctcctcctgcccctctgtgGGAACCATGCCCGGCGAGCAGGGGTGCTGCAGCTAGCCACAGGGCTAGCGAAGGCCATGGTGGGTTATGGCTGTGGTCACTAAGGAGCTTTGTACCAAGGGCTTTGAGCCCAGGGAGGAGAACCTCTTCCCCACCACAGAAATAAAGCTGCACTGTGCTAACCCCACACcgctctcctgctgctctttgctgcctccccacaggtgccCAGGCAGTGGTGGGACGTCCCACCTCTGAGCCAAGACCCCACATCTCCccggagctgctctgcagaggatgGTACCACGGgacaggttggccagagaggtggtggatgaaccatccctggagacatcccaggccaggctggacggggctctgagcaacctgagctggtgcagatgtccctgctcatggcagggggggcactgggggagctgggaaggtcccttcaatacaaaccattctgtgattctaatacCTGAAATGTTAGTGTCCAGAAAGTCCTTTCTGGCTGACGCAAAGAATTTTCCAGCTGCCTTCCCTAATCAGGCTCTGATTCTGCTTCGGGCACTCCTTGTGCTTTCCCATCCACCACCCATCTCTAGCTCTTGACTCTTGATCAAAAACCCACAGGGATTTAAAGGGTGGAATGAGCCCGTGGtcaagatgtccctgctcatgacaGGGGTTGGATCGGATGAGCTCgaaaggtcccttccacccaAACTAGTCCATGATTCTATATGGTGGAGGGGTGAGGAGACTCCATGTGGTCCCTGTTtcccccctgtgtccccaggcaccTCCCTGCCCAGAGAAATCCCTCACTGGGAACCAGCAAAGGATCAGGAaaggaccccaaaacccccagggGTGCCGAGACCTGCAGGGGAGATGAGCCGGGCAGGACGCTGCCGCCACTGCGCCAAGGAGGAAGACACGGCAACCACTTaacccaaaataattttattgttgCTGTTGCTTCTGATACAAAAAAGGAATTCCACAAAGAGCTGCCTCTCTGTGCGGGACAAGGGGGCACAGGTTTTGGGTTTCAAGgcttcccccccccaaaaaaaaaccaaaaccaaaccaaccagtAAGAAATGtcaatacaaaaaaataacccaaaaaaACACCGCACCAGAGAGGAATGAAGGAAACCTTGAGCTTTTTCATTTGAGACTTTTGgctcaacacacacacacaaacccatcTCTgctaatttattattattaatagttttttcttttttttaaaaaaagcacctgttggaaaaacaaaccaaaccaaaataataataaaaaaaaaataacccaaacatCAGGCCACCCATCCTGTCACAAGCTCTGGGACTCTTGCAAAATCCAGAGTCTGGAGCTGCATTATGTAAAAGAGTTTTCAAGTTTGACATGAGCCCAAATACAGTATACATACACTTCCCCCACCCCGTGCGGTGGCAGCGtgctgggaaaaaacaaaacaacccccccaagtaccaaaaaaaaaaaaaaaaaaagctacaggaATATGCACTCCTCACAACAACGAGCAATCGTAACTTTGGTGGTTATACATAAATACGAGAGGGTGGATGGATGCAGTGCACTAATGCTGACGATTCCATACCAGCACCAGCTTCTGAAAAGCACCTTGGCTGTGTAGAGAAGGTAGTTTTGTGTGTCACCGGAGTGAATTAGCACCTTTCTTGCCTGTGGCGATGCACAGGGTTGACACAGAACCGAAAATAAATTCATGCAAAACTAAGAAGTGGCATTGCAGAGACCAGCTGGGTGAGGACCACCGgcgagggagggaggaagaaaagcccACCTGGACAGAACGAGGCAGGAAGGAGACCTCGATTCACTTAATTAATAGTTTCCAGGCTCTTTTTTTAGTGCATTTCGTTTGTCTGCGTTAACCAGGGACTGTCCATCGCCACTGTCACCTTGGACTGACCAAGATGTGACAACCAGAGGGGAGGGACTTGCAGCCCCTGTTTTTTCAGAGGTGCTCCTGCCTGGGGTAACACAGCTGGGGTGGCTCGGAGTCCGGGACTGTTTGCAAAAGGAAGCTCTGCCTCTTTCCTCCTGGCTGCAGGGACACTCCCTTAATCCCCATCTTACTCCCGCTGCTGGGAAATTTTGCATGGGATTTGCAAACATTCACATGGGTGGTGGCCAGGAAATCTGTCCCCGCAGCATGTCACACGTGTCCTGCCAGGTCCTCTGTCACGGGACGCATCCAGATGCTCTCAACCAGattcataacattttttttcctgccagttcAGTTTGTCCAGCCACACTCAATAAAGCaattatttccctttccccagagctcctcctcTTTTATAAAAGGACACCTTAACCCCGGGATTTGCTGGAGCTCTGGAAAAACCCTTTCAGatgaaaactgcagttttaCCACtcagggtggtaaaatactggcccaggttggccagagaggtggtggatgaaccacccctggagacatcccaggccaggctggacggggctctgagcaacctgagctggtgcagatgtccctgctcatggcagggggggcactgggggagctggaaggtcccttcaacacaaactattctattacTCTATGAAAACCCTCAGTTCCCTACAAGAGCCTGTGGTCCCATGGCCTGGCTGCTTCAGCAACCTGAACTGTCCTGGCACTCAGAGTTGACTGTTCTGGTTGACAGAGGAGCCCAAAAGGACCAGAGGACATGGAGAGGGCAGAGAAAGACAGAGCCCAGCCAGCATAGGGAAGGGATGGTTTCTGCAGCACCATCACAAGGCAGAAGCAAAGGAGGAACAAGAGCTGCTGGGAAATGCACTGATCCCACAGTATGCTGCTTCCAAACCGCCCCCCCCACAGGTGATATATGGCCTGTGATGGTGAAGGACACGCAGCTTCCCCCTGGTCCTGCCCTTACCAGCTCGGACTAACAGTATCTTGGTTAAAGGCGCCCGGCaagagctgagcagagggaGGGAGTCCCTGCTAACAGGGTTGGAACCTTTGGCCAAGCTTTCATCAGCTCTTTGGCAGTGTGGCTGGGTTTTGGACTCCAGCACCCCGAGAAGTGGAGGATCCCTGCGTGGCCAAGGTGGGTGCTGAGCCCGGAGGGACACGGCCCATCAGTTGTGCAGCGCAGGGTGGGGAGGCGGTGGCAGGTGGGGCAGCGAGAGAAGAGGCACTTGTTTCCAGGTGGGGGTGGCAAGGCAAAGGACCGGGCTGTCGCTTGGGTGGGTGGATCTCACGGATGTTAGtagagctggagctggagcttcATCCTCAGTGCTTGGCCCAGCTCCCCTGCTAAGTAGTTGAGGTGGTTCTTGGCCTCGAGTTTCTGCAGTTCCCTCTTGCGGTACAGGGGCACGCTGACAATTTCCAGCAGGTAGGTGCCAGGCAGGATTTTCTTGCGGCCGAGGTGCAGGTAGCTGAGCCCCTCTTTTTGGTGGATGCGGAAATAGCCATCGTCATTCCCCTGGGAGATGAGGTACCGCACGCGGTTCTCCAGGGGCTCCACAGCCGGCAGGAGCTCCAGGATGTGCTCCTTGTGAGCCAGGTCAGAGAGGTTCAGCGTCATGGACAGAGGAGCATCCACATCCATGCTGGCCAAGTTCACGGTGTGATCCTTTGGAAGGAACCAAGCATGTTACTTACAGAAACCAGGAAAAGCTCATGGCCAGGTGAAGGAGGACTTGATTTAGAGGAGTTCTGCCCCATAGGTCACcccaaagcagctctgagaaggCCCTTGCTTTCCTTTAAGTGTTTTTTCGTTTGTGTCTCTGAGACTGAACCAGCCAGTACGCAGCCCTCGTCTTCAGGGGAAGAACCAATAAATTCAGAGACATTTTCCTCCCAGTCCAGTCTGTCCTGCCCAGGCCTTTGAACTTCTTGGGGGAGCTTTGAACAGAAGCCAGAACATCGCTCCAAGGAAGAACCTGTATTTATGGCAACAGGTCCAGTCTGGAGTCAGACAGCAAGGGCTGACAGTCCTTTATGGCCCCATGGGAGCTGTTTCCCCACCAGCTCTCCTTGCAAGGAAACGTGTGCTTTATTTCTTGTTTCCATCTGTCTGCAGTCATTTGTGGCCAAAACACACAAGCGTATGTCACGTAAGATTGTCCTGACCTTCTCTAAGGTATTGTGCGAGACCCTCCATTTCTGCAGGACTTCTGGACTCAATGACATCAACAAATACCCAAGCACCCAGCATGGGCAGGTACACAGCGAGTTGCTGTCTCTGGACCAAAACAGCCCCACGGGAATGGACATATCGCGTGGGATCCACCCCAGACAGACATCCCCTGAGTGCCCCAGCTCTCCTTTTGCTCCACCCCAGCCAGGATGCCACCGATTTCTTACCTGGTGCTTCTCAGTGCCGTTGATGCTGCGTCGCTGCCGACCTCTCTTGGGATAGCCGTTTATCTTGCACTCGTAGCAGGTTTCAGGGGAGAGCAGGTtgtcttcatcctcttcttgcGGGGCAGGAAGGTAGGAGCCTTTCCCAAAACCCAAGCCAGAAATACAGTGTCTGgtggcagaaaagcagagagaccCATCTCAGATTCATGCTTCAGGATGGAAATCTTACCATTTCCCTCAGAGGTTCTCCATGTGGCACCCACAAACACGTGGAAGATCACGTCTGGATACAGGACAGGGATGGCTTGGACACAGGACATGTCTGAGGAATATCAGGCCACTTCTTGTTTAGATGTGTCCATCGGGTTTAATCTCTCTGCACCCTGGACTACATGGACCTGCAGAGCATCTGCTacagtgctggcagctgcactAACCGTGGGATTTGTGAACTGGAAGAGGAGATGGGCATCAACATGAGGATCTTGTGATGGGTGAGGAACAGTCTGGCATGGAGAAGCTGAGGACTTGTGTGGGAATGGGAACTTATTTGCTGCTGGGGCTTATTCAAATTGTGTCAGAAATGTGGTGATGGAGCACGTCTGTGGGCACCACACACTTGGCAGCCTGCAATCTGCCCCAGGAACGTCCAGGTGCCCGTGTGGACAACCTTCTGGCTGCACTTACCCTTGTCCTGCTCGGAAGTAGCCCCCAGGGCAGCCGCAGAGATAACCGCCGTCTGTGTTGGAGCAGCCGTAACTGCAGGGGCTGCCACCAGCTGAGCATTCGTCCACATCCTGACACCCACCAAAGGCTTGGTCAAAATCAAAGCCAGATGGACAGACACACTTGAAACTCCCCAGAGTGTTGTAGCAGGAGGCAGAGCCGCAGGCCGTGGGGCTGGAGCACTCGTTTTCATCTGCACCCAAAACCAGAATGAGTCAGAACTGTGgtggaagctgctgctggtgctccccACCCTGCACAGCCAAGGGAAACTGAAGATGatcctgctcattgcaaggggttggactagatgacctttgaaggtcccttccaacccaaaccattccgtGATCCTATGATCTgccaccccacagccacagGACACCAGAGCCCCCCTCCCACACTCACCCACACACTGGTTCCACTGGTAATGCTGCACGTAGCCCTGCGGACAGCCGCAGCGGTAGCCCCCGAGCACGTTCTGGCAGCCGTGCTGGCACCGATGGTTTCCATCGCACTCGTCCACATCTGCAGCAACGTAACACAGGTAGTGGTGAGAGAAACTTCTCCCTGAGCTGCGGGCAGCGCTGGGTGCCCAAGGACCACGTGCACATGGTACCTGCCCAGCACTCAGCATCCTTCAGGGTGCTCATGTGGGTAGGAGGTTCTTCTGCCTAATTATGTCTCTGCAGCTTGGACCCGAGCAACACCCTCAGCCCCAAGGCCCGCACACATCCCCTGCTTGGATATTTTTGCTTTAGGGTCTGGCCTGGACCATTACCAGATCTGTTCTGCTTCAGGCTGCCTGTGTTGAACACAGGCTTTTCTTTAGCATAGCACATGGTGGGTTTTGGCCAGCATGAGGTCTCCTCTACTGAGACACAGGAGcattcccttcccacccttGGCTGCTCTGGTTGCAGCACCAAGACCTTCATCTCCTTGTCCAAGAGCCAGTGtttctccaggcaggttgggcaccAGGGCTTCCTGCGTGGGTTTCTGATGCCCCACTGTAAGGATTAGTCCCTTCTTGGCTGGACAGAGCTGCCTAAGAGACCATGAGTGCACCAGGAACTCTTCCATGTGGACCGTGTTTCCGTCAAAGCCCCAGAGACACAGACCCACCTTCACAGTTGACACCAGAGCTGTCCAGGGAGAATCCTTTCTGACACTCGCAGTTGTAGCTGCCCGGCGTGTTCAGACACTGTCCTTTGGCTCCACACAGAGACGGCTGAGCTGTGCACTCGTTATTGTCTGCAAAACACCGGCGGCCGTGTGTAAGGCCGTCCCCAAGGACGTGGCTGCGTGTGAGCTTTGCAGACAGCTACATCGCATCATGGAGCTCAGTCCTGTCTGAGCAGCAGATACACAAGCCAGATGCACAACCCCAGGCCAACTGGAGAGGGGCAGAGCTCTAGATCTAGAGCAAGGGGGCTGGAAAGACTCTCCTGGGCTTAAAAATAACCCACAGGGACCTCGCTGGTGCTGTAGAGCAGAGAAGTGAATGTCTCTACTCACCGATGCAGG is a window of Caloenas nicobarica isolate bCalNic1 chromosome 27, bCalNic1.hap1, whole genome shotgun sequence DNA encoding:
- the CTXN1 gene encoding cortexin-1, producing MNDASTMDYELLSPSLVEHPAGAAGMDAEQKTVFAFVIFLLVFLVMLMVRCFRILLDPYSRMPASSWTDHKEGLERGQFDYALV